A part of uncultured Treponema sp. genomic DNA contains:
- a CDS encoding TrbG/VirB9 family P-type conjugative transfer protein has protein sequence MKTRKKIDRHVSVLAAAFLILSCSTTKDLEKSVNQTDFDDSGAKSLEEEELRNEAELNGYYVQEELKVQDIEDTVVFVDRPVYIPEQKDAPELERGFETGYDAVKESQKKATVKPENYKSGTFFYQYNENLVYEIYAQPYHLTDIVLERGETVKGTPFFSEDESVWELTAGVSVDSETGEEVQHFFVKPAFSKLDSSLIIITDRRVYHLRVKSFADTHMAIVKFTYPGRKNVYAKKSVEKSRSVENDFIRISNPELLSFDYKMKYSMFKKPEFLPKRVYDDGQSTYIQVDEIVLQKKLPVLFNEKNEIENYSVKKNVFVVPRLVNKVTLRLGKQKVVIEKKKTSQKIAEKIAAEEEAQVGK, from the coding sequence ATGAAAACTAGAAAGAAAATCGACCGGCACGTGTCGGTTCTGGCGGCGGCATTCCTGATTCTGTCTTGCTCAACAACAAAAGACCTTGAGAAGAGCGTGAACCAGACGGACTTTGACGACAGCGGCGCAAAATCGCTTGAGGAAGAGGAGCTGAGAAACGAGGCGGAGCTTAACGGCTACTATGTTCAGGAGGAATTGAAAGTACAGGACATAGAGGACACAGTTGTTTTTGTTGACCGTCCTGTCTATATTCCTGAGCAGAAGGACGCTCCTGAGCTTGAGCGCGGATTTGAAACCGGCTATGACGCTGTAAAGGAAAGCCAGAAGAAAGCGACTGTAAAACCGGAGAACTATAAAAGCGGAACTTTCTTCTATCAATATAATGAGAATCTTGTGTACGAGATTTACGCCCAGCCGTACCACCTTACGGACATTGTTCTTGAGCGCGGCGAGACTGTGAAAGGAACTCCTTTTTTCTCAGAGGACGAGAGTGTGTGGGAGCTTACAGCAGGTGTCTCTGTTGATTCCGAGACAGGCGAGGAAGTCCAGCATTTTTTTGTGAAGCCCGCGTTCTCAAAGCTTGACTCCAGCCTCATCATCATAACCGACCGCCGTGTCTACCATCTGCGCGTGAAGTCGTTTGCCGACACACACATGGCGATTGTGAAATTCACATATCCCGGAAGAAAAAATGTCTATGCGAAAAAGTCGGTGGAAAAAAGTCGCTCCGTCGAGAACGACTTCATCAGAATCTCGAATCCTGAGCTTCTGTCATTCGACTACAAGATGAAATACTCGATGTTCAAGAAGCCGGAATTTTTGCCAAAGCGTGTCTACGATGACGGCCAGTCAACATATATTCAGGTGGACGAGATTGTGCTTCAGAAAAAGCTTCCAGTCCTCTTCAATGAGAAGAACGAGATAGAGAACTATTCCGTGAAGAAGAATGTGTTTGTCGTTCCGCGCCTTGTGAATAAAGTCACTCTCCGTCTTGGAAAGCAGAAAGTCGTGATAGAGAAGAAAAAGACAAGCCAGAAAATTGCGGAAAAAATCGCCGCGGAAGAGGAGGCTCAGGTTGGAAAATAA
- a CDS encoding TrbI/VirB10 family protein: MENNIDEDENLELDASPMNLNDEIESEDEELPPPEEEKDEARELNVGNILALIFIGVAVIFLIVMAAGSAKSKKKIQSRELDKSGSKTAIEFKERTEKAPEVKDDVQQIFEEEKKGDKPMSEKDADDVLSTLPPELQSGTAPVTSVGSRSASSAKSDRPDTRNSKSPRKIEGIAGQDYAAVNANSNIVSAVMNGNFPQTAATSRMTKEEYIAQQMQRTQQIQNSLYGSSGSYGGGNQNQSAAYQSNREEFFNNQGSGTGNGQFLPYNTLWDGTIISGALVTAINTDNPGVVIARVTQNVYSSYDHSLLLIPEGSLLYATYNSSVSYGQNKVQVAWNLLIRPDGYRISLGNMNGVSAQGASGYKGSVSNHPWATMKALGMIAVYSMIQTDMSKSINSQNNEYIQNAMTDVWAQSTKIGNKIIDRALDIKPTIAVPVGREIKLITNVPLELPPCKVNQAEQKYVRTR, from the coding sequence TTGGAAAATAATATCGATGAGGATGAGAACCTTGAGCTTGACGCCTCTCCTATGAACCTGAACGACGAGATTGAGAGCGAGGACGAGGAACTTCCGCCGCCTGAAGAGGAAAAGGATGAGGCGCGCGAGCTTAACGTGGGCAATATCCTTGCGCTAATTTTTATCGGGGTCGCAGTGATTTTTCTTATCGTTATGGCGGCAGGCTCGGCAAAGTCAAAGAAAAAAATCCAAAGCCGTGAGCTTGACAAGTCCGGCAGCAAGACAGCAATTGAATTCAAGGAGAGGACTGAGAAAGCTCCCGAGGTGAAAGATGATGTCCAGCAGATTTTTGAGGAAGAGAAGAAAGGCGATAAGCCGATGAGCGAAAAGGACGCGGACGATGTTCTTTCCACCTTGCCGCCTGAGCTACAGAGCGGAACAGCTCCGGTAACATCTGTAGGAAGCCGCTCGGCCTCATCCGCAAAGTCTGACAGACCGGACACAAGGAATTCAAAGTCGCCAAGAAAAATCGAGGGGATCGCGGGGCAGGACTACGCGGCGGTGAACGCAAACTCCAATATTGTCAGCGCAGTCATGAACGGAAATTTTCCGCAGACGGCAGCAACGTCAAGAATGACAAAGGAGGAATACATCGCGCAGCAGATGCAGCGCACTCAGCAGATTCAGAATTCCCTCTACGGCTCTAGCGGAAGTTACGGCGGCGGAAATCAGAACCAGAGCGCGGCTTACCAGTCTAACCGCGAGGAATTCTTCAACAATCAGGGAAGCGGAACAGGAAACGGACAGTTTCTTCCGTACAACACGCTCTGGGACGGAACGATTATCTCAGGCGCGCTTGTTACGGCGATAAACACGGACAATCCCGGCGTTGTGATTGCCAGAGTGACGCAGAATGTGTACTCAAGCTACGACCATTCGCTTCTTCTGATTCCCGAAGGCTCGCTTCTTTATGCGACCTACAACAGCTCTGTCAGCTATGGGCAGAACAAGGTGCAGGTGGCATGGAATCTTCTTATACGTCCTGACGGCTACAGAATCTCTTTGGGCAACATGAACGGAGTGAGCGCGCAGGGCGCAAGCGGATACAAGGGCAGCGTGTCTAACCATCCGTGGGCGACAATGAAGGCTCTTGGAATGATTGCCGTCTACTCGATGATTCAGACCGATATGTCAAAGAGCATAAACAGCCAGAACAACGAGTATATCCAGAACGCGATGACCGACGTGTGGGCGCAGTCGACAAAAATCGGGAACAAGATTATCGACCGCGCGCTTGACATAAAGCCTACGATTGCAGTTCCAGTTGGAAGAGAAATCAAGCTTATCACGAATGTGCCGCTTGAGCTTCCGCCGTGCAAGGTGAATCAGGCTGAGCAGAAATATGTAAGGACACGCTGA
- a CDS encoding InlB B-repeat-containing protein: MKKTAITIAALVAAALFMSCSDGGSSGSNDSSENQNPSAGEKTYVTAKFDLNLPDNTNLEYGYSNNEQISDITKETGTSITLPGTECYYSKWSGETFICNYKFSGWNTESDGSGISYNAGDSFTLNEDITFYAQYKASLSDDSDNDDSESGDFLDIATTAEYKMKVGETIKLKSSWNEECYYSIYENEYDAISLNNDIITAETIGTATVKMTSSTNSSKAGYCIITVTSDSFRGTGLDYKMIGKWKDGKNSLVLNSDKTGSLIVYTGDNLMADATFSWKTFSEGSGSNKRNYFKIYDSNDTIAKNDYLEKDYTITSVSSSTLKIKGYLVVFGNLETTWTKEN; the protein is encoded by the coding sequence ATGAAGAAAACAGCAATCACTATAGCGGCTCTTGTCGCCGCGGCATTGTTCATGTCATGCTCGGACGGAGGAAGTTCTGGAAGCAACGACAGCAGCGAGAACCAGAATCCATCCGCCGGGGAAAAAACATATGTAACAGCAAAGTTCGACCTAAATTTGCCTGATAACACGAACCTTGAGTACGGATATTCAAACAACGAGCAGATTTCCGACATAACAAAGGAAACAGGAACTTCAATAACGCTTCCAGGAACAGAGTGCTACTACTCAAAATGGAGCGGAGAAACTTTCATCTGCAACTACAAATTTTCAGGATGGAATACAGAATCTGACGGAAGCGGAATCAGCTACAACGCTGGAGACTCTTTCACACTGAATGAGGACATAACTTTCTACGCTCAATATAAAGCCTCATTATCAGATGACAGCGACAATGACGACTCTGAAAGCGGCGATTTCCTTGACATAGCAACAACAGCTGAATACAAAATGAAAGTCGGAGAAACGATAAAGCTCAAGTCATCATGGAACGAAGAATGCTATTATTCAATCTATGAAAATGAGTACGACGCAATATCCCTGAACAATGACATAATCACAGCCGAGACAATAGGAACAGCAACGGTCAAGATGACATCAAGCACCAATTCCTCAAAGGCAGGATACTGCATCATCACTGTAACATCGGACTCGTTCAGAGGAACTGGTCTTGACTACAAGATGATTGGAAAATGGAAAGACGGAAAAAACAGTCTTGTATTAAATTCAGACAAAACAGGCTCTCTTATAGTTTATACAGGAGACAATCTTATGGCTGATGCGACTTTCAGTTGGAAAACATTCTCCGAAGGAAGCGGAAGCAACAAACGCAACTACTTCAAAATCTACGACTCTAACGACACTATCGCTAAAAATGATTACCTTGAAAAGGATTATACAATAACATCAGTTTCTAGCAGCACACTGAAAATAAAGGGATACCTTGTTGTCTTTGGCAATCTGGAGACAACCTGGACTAAGGAAAACTAA